Proteins encoded in a region of the Perca fluviatilis chromosome 8, GENO_Pfluv_1.0, whole genome shotgun sequence genome:
- the meak7 gene encoding LOW QUALITY PROTEIN: MTOR-associated protein MEAK7 (The sequence of the model RefSeq protein was modified relative to this genomic sequence to represent the inferred CDS: deleted 2 bases in 1 codon): MGNTDSVVVQKRLARFRPEERPVVEGVFDRLQSGAEGPSEAPGKTPAGKTLTLEMLQSSMGRLAPDSMVRRIYHCMCTIDPGLSAPAASGKTSASAASGVAREQLVIFLADTLRGTAEERAPLVMAMCQHGAGAAVVVTCEQVAEFLQDLISAVVQILVHRGRLQAWKLERMGDGILGVKLLAEHLCSELKPSDQGCYDVSCLEDWIFRVSQVSLYLEILVAEGLNVSLSGRPAPTLLPPCIGTPWKELRCLLDLPTLMFLAPQLPDRYSAPWRLVFSTRLHGESFTRMAAGLTKCGPTLLLIKDTKGHVFGGFASHAWEVKPQFQGNSRCFLFSVFPRLRVYTATGYNQHFMYFNQNQQTMPNGLGMGGQQYYFGLWLDSDFGRGHSRARPKCTTYGSPQLSGEEDFTLDSMEVWAVGKPPEPEEGEEGKGKKSILDMDPEVQAMMEMAGKTLHSQGLREPEED; this comes from the exons ATGGGTAACACAGACAGTGTGGTGGTGCAAAAGCGCCTGGCCCGCTTCCGCCCCGAGGAGCGGCCTGTGGTGGAGGGGGTCTTCGACAGGCTCCAGAGCGGTGCTGAGGGCCCTTCAGAAGCCCCGGGGAAAACACCAGCAGGGAAGACGCTAACGCTTGAGATGCTGCAG TCCTCAATGGGCAGGCTGGCACCAGACTCCATGGTGAGGAGGATCTACCATTGCATGTGTACTATCGACCCTGGACTGTCAGCACCCGCAGCTTCTGGGAAGACCAGCGCCTCGGCTGCCTCTGGAGTAGCTCGAGAGCAATTGGTCATCTTTCTAGCAGACACGCTGCGAGGCACTGCAGAGGAACGGGCTCCTCTCGTCATGGCCATGTGCCAGCATGGGGCAGGGGCAGCAGTGGTTGTCACATGTGAGCAGGTAGCAGAG TTCCTCCAGGACCTGATTTCTGCTGTAGTTCAGATCCTGGTCCACAGAGGGCGCCTGCAGGCCTGGAAGTTAGAGCGAATGGGTGATGGCATCCTAGGTGTCAAACTCCTGGCAGAGCACTTGTGTTCTGAACTCAAACCCTCAG atCAAGGATGTTATGATGTTTCCTGTCTGGAGGACTGGATCTTCAGGGTCTCCCAGGTATCATTGTACCTGGAGATCCTGGTAGCTGAGGGCCTAAACGTGTCCCTGAGCGGCCGGCCGGCCCCCACCCTGCTGCCCCCCTGCATCGGGACACCCTGGAAAGAGCTGAGGTGTCTGCTGGACCTTCCCACCCTTATGTTTCTGGCACCACAG TTGCCAGACCGCTACAGCGCCCCCTGGAGACTT GTTTTTTCCACGCGGCTGCATGGAGAGAGCTTCACCAGGATGGCTGCTGGTCTGACAAAGTGTGGGCCCACCCTGCTGCTTATCAAAGACACAAAGGGGCATGTTTTTGGGGGCTTTGCCTCCCATGCCTGGGAGGTCAAACCTCAGTTCCAGG gtaacTCCAGATGCTTCCTGTTCTCTGTGTTCCCCAGACTGAGAGTTTATACAGCAACAGGATACAACCAGCACTTCATGTACTTTAACCAGAATCAGCAGACCATGCCCAACGGACTG GGTATGGGCGGTCAGCAATACTACTTTGGCCTGTGGCTGGACAGTGATTTTGGTCGTGGTCATAGCCGTGCACGGCCCAAGTGCACCACCTACGGCAGCCCACAGCTTTCTGGAGAGGAGGACTTCACCCTGGACTCAATGGAAGTGTGGGCGGTCGGAAAACCCCCAGAACCAGAGGAG